In Fusarium fujikuroi IMI 58289 draft genome, chromosome FFUJ_chr08, one genomic interval encodes:
- a CDS encoding related to 5-carboxyvanillate decarboxylase — translation MSITLEEHFLSQAAHSSTVGTNDPIHGFPTSIINKLVDFDDERIKNMDENNVAIQVLSHTPANFLTAETIIACNDELAAAVRANKSRFAGFACLPMGDPMAATHELERCIKDHGFVGALIDNHSNGNFYDGPEYDILWAKAVELDVPIYIHPAWPSEKEKEALYSGGNLQSDSSSATALGAFAFGWHASTANTILRLMASNTFDRHPKLKIIIGHSGELIPYMFDRINKATTFFGMERGFAEVMHNNIWITTSGMFDVHSLRCLLGNMPLSQVMFSVDYPFSDNKLGKEYLEMIRREGVLDENGIEAFASGNARRLLFHQG, via the coding sequence ATGAGTATTACACTTGAGGAACACTTTCTATCTCAAGCAGCACACTCGTCAACGGTAGGGACAAATGACCCGATCCATGGGTTTCCTACCAgtatcatcaacaagctcgTTGACTTCGATGATGAGCGAATCAAGAACATGGATGAAAACAATGTAGCAATTCAAGTCCTGTCTCACACTCCAGCCAACTTTCTCACCGCCGAAACAATAATAGCTTGTAACGATGAGCTCGCTGCAGCTGTCCGAGCGAATAAGTCTCGCTTCGCTGGCTTCGCGTGCCTCCCGATGGGTGATCCCATGGCAGCAACTCATGAGCTTGAAAGATGTATCAAAGATCATGGGTTCGTTGGTGCGCTCATTGATAACCATTCCAACGGCAACTTCTACGATGGTCCTGAGTATGATATTCTTTGGGCAAAAGCTGTGGAGCTCGATGTGCCGATTTATATACATCCTGCGTGGCCGagcgaaaaagaaaaggaggcTTTATACTCAGGCGGTAATCTGCAGTCAGACAGTAGCTCAGCGACTGCACTGGGCGCCTTTGCTTTTGGATGGCATGCCAGTACTGCGAACACCATTCTGCGTCTAATGGCCAGTAACACATTTGACCGCCACCCCAaactcaagatcatcattggTCATTCTGGAGAGCTCATACCATATATGTTTGACCGTATCAACAAGGCCACTACATTCTTTGGGATGGAACGCGGATTTGCGGAGGTGATGCATAATAATATATGGATCACAACTTCGGGAATGTTTGATGTGCATTCGTTGCGGTGTCTGTTGGGCAACATGCCTCTGAGTCAAGTCATGTTTAGTGTGGATTATCCTTTCAGCGATAACAAGCTTGGCAAGGAGTATTTAGAGATGATTCGAAGGGAAggggttcttgatgagaatggaatTGAGGCTTTCGCTTCTGGTAACGCAAGAAGATTGTTATTtcatcaaggttga
- a CDS encoding related to integral membrane protein: MPRAHDHFHGRHYHAERTTGPVKALNPTKRYLVADKKTLNAESEAGNAGKESRQGDKSPGVAYVWRSRDNRKGRHALAIGVDPHKHEATKGPRPSNTYHQTLRGILKMFVRCPVWDVSYDVAVVFTIGSIIWVINGFYSWLPVLNPSTKVSDWAGGLTAFIGATVFEFGSFLLMLEAVNENRSDCFGWAVEESVDGMLHLTHAHNCKHAHAQKGTFVKQSSKYLGNDTAESSGNDRMWSWWPTWYELRTHYFFDIGFLACSSQTFGATVFWISGFTALPPILNNLSTPAENGVYWLPQVIGGTGFIVSSILFMVEVQPRWYIPAPGVLGWHIGLWNLIGAIGFTLCGALGFGITHPGVEYALTLSTFIGSWAFLIGSVIQWYESLDKYPIWVDQKIETLGQRKS; encoded by the exons ATGCCTAGAGCTCACGACCATTTCCACGGTCGGCATTACCACGCTGAGCGCACAACTGGCCCTGTCAAGGCGCTCAATCCAACGAAGCGATATCTAGTtgccgacaagaagacaCTCAATGCTGAGTCTGAAGCCGGAAATGCTGGGAAAGAATCGCGACAGGGTGATAAGAGCCCTGGAGTTGCTTATGTGTGGAGGAGTCGCGATAACAGAAAGGGACGGCATGCACTAGCCATTGGTGTTGATCCTCACAAGCATGAAGCGACGAAAGGACCGAGGCCATCGAATACGTATCACCAGACTTTACgcggcatcttgaagatgtttgTCAGATGCCCAGTCTGGGATGTATCGTACGATGTCGCCGTCGTCTTCACAATAG GTTCGATCATCTGGGTAATCAATGGCTTTTACTCATGGCTCCCCGTTCTCAACCCCTCAACCAAGGTGTCTGACTGGGCCGGCGGATTGACAGCTTTCATCGGCGCCACGGTCTTTGAGTTTGGGTCATTTCTGCTCATGCTTGAAGCCGTCAATGAGAATCGATCGGACTGCTTTGGTTGGGCCGTTGAGGAAAGCGTGGACGGGATGCTTCATCTCACTCACGCGCACAACTGCAAGCATGCACACGCGCAAAAGGGGACTTTTGTGAAGCAAAGCTCTAAATACCTGGGCAATGACACAGCGGAGTCATCGGGAAATGATCGGATGTGGTCTTGGTGGCCGACGTGGTATGAACTCAGAACACATTATTTCTTCGACATCGGCTTCCTGGCCTGTTCTTCACAAACATTCGGCGCCACGGTATTCTGGATATCAGGCTTTACAGCCTTGCCACCTATACTCAACAACCTCTCTACACCAGCGGAGAACGGCGTCTACTGGCTCCCTCAAGTGATTGGCGGTACAGGCTTCATCGTTTCAAGCATCCTCTTCATGGTTGAAGTTCAGCCTCGATGGTACATTCCAGCGCCGGGGGTGCTGGGATGGCATATTGGACTGTGGAACTTGATTGGCGCTATTGGCTTTACTCTCTGCGGTGCGCTGGGCTTTGGCATCACGCATCCAGGCGTTGAGTATGCACTGACACTTTCGACATTTATAGGTTCATGGGCATTCTTG ATAGGTAGTGTGATTCAGTGGTATGAGAGTCTTGATAAGTATCCTATCTGGGTGGACCAAAAGATCGAGACACTTGGCCAACGAAAGAGCTGA
- a CDS encoding related to ketoreductases, with protein sequence MAPLVWLVTGTTSGIGAALVNEIVARGDKVIASGRKANQKLGHLKSDNVAILELDITTPWAMVQATMNEAWAIFGHIDILLNNAGASALKCAEEAEDAYVQNLFQVNLFGHMNVTRAILPHFRAQGHGRIGFTSSASSWGPLPFMSHYAASKAALSTYIESLHKEVRPFGISCVGFMCGNFPTNLGHPREEDAPEFAIQGPAIADYNKLMGQLGLMFAKAFAQRTGELDKVAKVMVDIMNGEGIAAGKPWAVSIAIGSDAFDCGEQKCEEQLRLLHEWKDVSYVTDRDGHDHVTPKEYLDFASML encoded by the exons ATGGCCCCTCTTGTCTGGCTCGTAACTGGCACCACATCTGGCATTGGTGCTGCGTTGGTAAATGAAATTGTTGCTCGCGGCGACAAAGTCATTGCCTCCGGTCGCAAGGCAAACCAGAAACTCGGCCACCTCAAGTCAGATAATGTAGCCATCTTGGAACTAGACATCACGACCCCATGGGCCATGGTTCAAGCTACGATGAACGAGGCCTGGGCCATCTTTGGACATATTGATATTCTGTTGAATAATGCTGGTGCTTCTGCCTTGAAGTgcgcagaagaagctga AGATGCCTATGTCCAAAACCTCTTCCAGGTTAATCTCTTTGGACACATGAACGTTACCCGCGCAATACTTCCACATTTCCGTGCCCAAGGCCATGGTCGAATTGGCTTCACTTCGTCCGCCAGCTCATGGGGTCCTCTGCCCTTCATGTCCCACTATGCAGCATCCAAGGCTGCTCTTAGCACTTACATCGAGAGCCTTCACAAGGAGGTCCGACCTTTTGGCATTTCTTGTGTCGGGTTCATGTGCGGTAACTTCCCTACCAACCTCGGCCACCCAAGGGAGGAAGATGCACCAGAATTCGCAATCCAAGGACCTGCCATTGCAGACTATAACAAGCTCATGGGGCAACTTGGGCTCATGTTTGCCAAGGCATTTGCTCAGCGGACAGGCGAGCTGGACAAGGTCGCGAAGGTTATGGTGGATATTATGAATGGCGAAGGGATCGCGGCTGGGAAGCCATGGGCGGTTAGTATTGCTATTGGGTCTGATGCTTTCGATTGCGGAGAGCAGAAGTGTGAGGAGCAACTCAGGCTGCTGCATGAGTGGAAAGATGTAAGCTATGTTACGGATCGGGACGGCCATGATCACGTCACACCTAAGGAGTATTTGGACTTTGCCTCCATGCTCTAG
- a CDS encoding probable TPR domain protein, translating into MSTPYPFDLGLYKRTISTTSPESQAWFSRGLIWAYAFNHEESVFCFEQAAISDPDCAMAYWGLAYSLGPNYNKPWSFFDDKDLADAVERGHNAARTAMAKMSACTPVEQALITALQHRYPQERPSNCSSWNQGFADAMEGAHRDFPDDLDVITLYADALMNLNPWNLWDLKTGDPTPGAHTLKIKTIIDNGLKLNGSLEHPGLLHLYIHLMEMSPRPEDALATANHLRGLVPDGGHLHHMPTHLDVLCGHYQAAIDSNSEAIKADDKYLSKAGPLNFYSLYRCHDLHFRVYAAMLAGQYKVCIDTASQLESTIPKDLLQIESPPMADWLEAFLSLRAHILVRFGKWQDLIDMEPPEDQDLYCMTTSIVLYAKSVAFAATGRVPESEHHKGLFHESLKRVPTSRTLFNNTCLDILRVGEAMLDGELEYRRKNYDVAFEHLREAIRREDNLPYDEPWGWMQPTRHAYGALLMEQGYLEEAVEVYKTDLGLNDKLPRALRHPNNVWALHGLHESLTKLGRDTETKEIEGDLQKALAGTDVLVKASCYCRLDK; encoded by the coding sequence ATGTCGACCCCATACCCTTTCGATCTTGGCTTGTACAAGCGAACCATCTCGACTACCTCCCCGgaaagccaagcttggtTCAGCCGTGGACTCATATGGGCGTATGCATTTAATCATGAGGAATCCGTCTTCTGCTTCGAGCAGGCCGCCATTTCCGACCCTGACTGCGCGATGGCCTACTGGGGCTTGGCGTATAGCCTAGGACCAAACTACAACAAGCCATGGTCGTTCTTTGATGACAAAGACCTGGCTGACGCAGTTGAGCGTGGTCACAATGCCGCCCGTACAGCCATGGCTAAGATGTCGGCCTGCACTCCAGTTGAGCAAGCCCTTATCACAGCACTTCAGCACCGTTACCCGCAAGAGAGACCTTCGAATTGTTCCTCTTGGAACCAGGGCTTTGCTGATGCAATGGAAGGGGCGCACAGGGACTTTCCAGACGACTTGGATGTCATTACATTGTATGCAGACGCTTTGATGAACTTGAATCCATGGAACCTCTGGGATCTTAAGACAGGAGATCCTACGCCTGGAGCTCACACGCTGAAGATCAAAACGATAATCGATAATGGCTTGAAGCTCAACGGTTCTTTGGAGCATCCCGGCTTACTCCACTTGTATATCCATTTGATGGAAATGTCTCCGAGACCAGAAGATGCTCTTGCAACGGCCAACCATCTTCGTGGGCTCGTACCTGACGGAGGACATCTACACCACATGCCAACTCACTTGGACGTACTATGTGGACACTACCAAGCTGCCATTGACTCCAACTCGGAGGCGATCAAAGCCGACGATAAGTATTTATCCAAAGCTGGACCCTTGAACTTCTATTCTCTGTACCGGTGCCACGATCTTCATTTTCGGGTTTACGCTGCTATGCTCGCGGGGCAGTACAAAGTTTGCATTGACACTGCTAGTCAGCTAGAGTCTACTATCCCGAAGGACCTTCTTCAGATCGAGTCTCCGCCTATGGCTGACTGGCTTGAAGCGTTTCTGAGTCTTCGTGCTCATATATTGGTCAGGTTCGGAAAATGGCAGGATCTGATTGATATGGAGCCACCTGAAGACCAGGACTTATACTGTATGACCACGTCGATTGTCCTGTATGCGAAGAGTGTAGCTTTTGCTGCTACGGGCAGAGTGCCAGAATCGGAGCATCACAAAGGACTATTCCACGAGTCTTTAAAGAGAGTTCCGACCTCTCGCACTCTTTTCAACAACACTTGTCTGGATATCCTCCGAGTGGGTGAAGCTATGCTCGATGGCGAACTGGAATACAGGAGAAAGAATTATGATGTAGCTTTTGAGCACCTCCGTGAGGCTATTCGTCGCGAGGATAATCTTCCTTACGACGAACCGTGGGGATGGATGCAGCCTACCCGCCATGCGTATGGTGCGTTGCTGATGGAGCAGGGGTATCTCGAGGAGGCAGTTGAGGTGTACAAGACAGACTTGGGACTCAACGATAAACTCCCTCGAGCTTTGAGGCACCCTAATAACGTATGGGCGCTGCACGGTCTTCACGAAAGTTTGACAAAATTGGGGAGAGACACGGAGACGAAGGAGATTGAAGGCGATTTGCAAAAGGCACTGGCAGGTACCGACGTTCTTGTTAAGGCCTCTTGCTATTGCAGACTAGATAAATGA
- a CDS encoding probable beta-glucosidase precursor, with translation MFPTSISCLVALSLMSQGLLAQKQPENVITDDTFFYGQSPPVYPTPQQVDTGSWAAAVAKAKNLVSQLTLEEKVNLTTGGQTTTGCSGFIPSIPRVGFPGLCLADAGNGVRNTDYVSSFPSGIHVGASWNPELTYSRGYYMGAEAKAKGVNILLGPVFGPLGRVVEGGRNWEGFSNDPYLAGKLGHEAVAGIQDAGVVACGKHFLAQEQETHRLAASITGADAISSNLDDKTLHELYLWPFADAVHAGLASVMCSYNRANNSHACQNSKLLNGLLKGELGFQGFVVSDWGAQQSGMASALAGLDVVMPSSILWGANLTLGVNNGTIPESQVDNMVTRLLATWYQLNQDQDTEAPGHGLAAKLWEPHPVVDARNASSKPTIWDGAVEGHVLVKNTNSALPFKSNIKLVSLFGYSHKAPDKNTPEPAQGMFAPWSIGAQSANITELNIGFLGNLSLTYSAIAPNGTIISGGGSGASAWTLFSSPFDAFVSRAKKEGTSLFWDFESWDPSVNPTSEACIVAGNAWASEGWDRPATYDTYTDELINNVADKCANTIVVLHNAGTRLVDGFFSHPNVTAIIYAHLPGQDSGDALVSLLYGDENPSGRLPYTVARNETDYGHLLKPDLTLAPNQFQHFPQSDFSEGVFIDYRHFDAKNITPRFEFGFGLSYTTFDYANLQVTKSQAQTQEYPAGAVTEGGRSDLWDVVATVTANVSNTGSADGKEVSQLYVGVPDGPVRQLRGFTKPSIKAGQTATVTFELTRRDLSVWDVVAQEWQLQPGSYAIYVGRSSRDLPLQGTLSI, from the exons ATGTTTCCTACTTCTATATCTTGCTTGGTGGCCCTGTCTCTGATGAGCCAGGGTCTACTAGCTCAGAAGCAACCGGAAAATGTCATCACTGATGATACCTTTTTCTACGGTCAATCTCCACCGGTTTATCCTACAC CGCAACAGGTAGACACCGGATCATGGGCCGCAGCCgtagccaaagccaagaaccTAGTGTCCCAGTTGACtcttgaagagaaagtcaACTTAACTACAGGAGGGCAGACAACTACTGGCTGCTCTGGCTTCATACCTAGCATTCCTCGTGTGGGCTTCCCCGGACTGTGTTTAGCAGACGCTGGCAACGGTGTCCGCAACACAGATTACGTGAGCTCGTTTCCTTCGGGAATTCATGTCGGCGCAAGCTGGAACCCAGAATTGACTTACAGCCGGGGTTACTACATGGGCGCCgaggccaaagccaagggAGTCAACATTCTTCTTGGTCCAGTATTTGGACCATTGGGTCGAGTAGTTGAAGGTGGGCGGAACTGGGAGGGCTTTTCCAATGATCCCTACCTGGCGGGCAAGTTGGGCCATGAGGCTGTCGCTGGTATCCAGGATGCCGGAGTTGTTGCGTGCGGGAAACATTTCCTCGcccaagagcaagagactCACAGACTTGCTGCGTCCATCACTGGGGCCGATGCAATCTCATCGAATCTCGATGACAAGACACTCCATGAATTATATCTTTG GCCTTTCGCTGATGCAGTCCACGCTGGGCTCGCCAGTGTGATGTGCAGCTACAACCGGGCAAACAACTCACATGCATGCCAGAACTCCAAGCTTCTGAATGGCCTACTCAAAGGTGAGCTGGGTTTTCAGGGCTTTGTCGTCTCGGACTGGGGTGCACAGCAATCCGGTATGGCTTCGGCGTTGGCTGGCCTGGATGTTGTTATGCCCAGCTCGATATTGTGGGGTGCCAACCTTACCCTTGGTGTGAACAACGGAACGATTCCCGAGTCACAGGTCGACAATATGGTTACACG CCTCCTCGCAACTTGGTATCAGTTGAATCAGGACCAAGACACTGAAGCCCCAGGTCACGGACTCGCTGCCAAGCTTTGGGAGCCTCACCCCGTAGTCGACGCTCGCAATGCAAGCTCCAAACCTACTATTTGGGACGGTGCAGTCGAAGGCCATGTTCTAGTCAAGAACACTAACAGTGCACTGCCTTTCAAATCGAACATAAAGCTCGTTTCTTTGTTCGGATACTCTCACAAAGCTCCTGACAAGAACACACCAGAGCCCGCCCAAGGCATGTTCGCCCCTTGGTCTATCGGCGCCCAATCTGCCAACATTACCGAGCTGAACATCGGCTTTCTCGGCAACTTGAGCCTTACATACTCCGCCATCGCGCCCAACGGAACCATCATCTCGGGTGGAGGCTCGGGTGCTAGCGCTTGGACTCTTTTCAGCTCACCTTTCGATGCATTCGTTTCTAGGGCGAAGAAGGAGGGTACTTCGCTTTTCTGGGACTTTGAGAGCTGGGATCCTAGTGTCAACCCTACTTCCGAAGCTTGCATCGTCGCTGGTAATGCTTGGGCTAGTGAAGGCTGGGACAGACCTGCTACTTATGATACCTATACTGATGAGCTTATCAACAACGTCGCCGACAAGTGCGCCAACACTATTGTTGTTCTTCACAATGCTGGAACGCGCCTTGTGGACGGCTTCTTTAGCCATCCCAATGTCACCGCTATTATCTACGCTCATCTTCCGGGTCAGGACAGTGGAGATGCTCTTGTTTCGTTGCTCTATGGCGATGAGAACCCATCAGGACGTCTCCCGTACACTGTTGCTCGCAACGAGACGGACTATGGTCACCTGCTGAAGCCAGACTTAACTCTCGCCCCCAACCAGTTCCAACACTTCCCCCAGTCTGACTTCTCTGAGGGTGTTTTCATCGACTACAGACACTTCGATGCCAAGAATATCACTCCCCGCTTCGAGTTTGGTTTCGGCTTGAGCTACACAACCTTTGATTACGCGAATCTCCAAGTTACAAAGTCCCAGGCACAGACACAGGAATACCCAGCTGGTGCTGTTACCGAGGGAGGCCGTTCAGACTTGTGGGATGTCGTTGCTACAGTGACAGCAAACGTCAGCAATACTGGCTCTGCCGACGGAAAAGAGGTTTCACAGCTGTACGTTGGTGTTCCTGATGGCCCTGTGAGACAGCTGCGTGGCTTTACGAAGCCTTCTATCAAGGCTGGGCAGACGGCTACCGTAACCTTTGAGCTTACCCGTCGGGACTTGAGTGTCTGGGACGTTGTTGCGCAGGAGTGGCAACTTCAACCAGGCAGCTATGCTATCTATGTCGGCCGAAGTAGTCGAGATTTGCCTCTGCAAGGTACCCTGAGCATCTAA
- a CDS encoding related to phenylacetyl-CoA ligase, translating into MSFSGPQLEPLIGNPSIWQWIFEGDELLLGQSTSADKTLSQTHGFHDSATGEFLSYHDLKHIATTVSTILYQEYDARPGQKIAIIGQNSIWYPVAMLAASRLGAVVTLLPPGSMKDDLIYFLGTSKTTLVFTDTGAADEVKAACKSIGLSPRNILRLDGSKGEKNSLQNLRQRGELLYPSSYTTPWDPRYTEKSPCAFLSWSSGTTGKPKAVQISHANVISQLRQINALTPPNRPRTVLGVLPFYHITGLVHLLHLPILLEQQMVIMAKFDMKQMMETIVRFKCDELWLVPPLLIRLLNDKSAQGYDLSFVKQFNTGAAPLADQVIDQIARRFPTVAVRQAWGMTETTSCLTVTPPDLSTWSNASKVGKLVPGTEIRVVDPDTGEDVPAGNVGEILAKGPQVTMGYLDRPKETAASYLEDGFFKTGDLGSIDNEGFITIHDRIKEMIKVRGHAVAPAELEDLLHGHPKVKDAAIIGISDDYSGETPRAFVVLADGVHGGPEVVKELQDFVAERKAKHKRLSGGVEFMDQIPKSPSGKILRRVLKASWKEKMESQRAKL; encoded by the exons ATGTCTTTTTCCGGGCCGCAATTAGAACCCC TGATTGGGAACCCCTCCATATGGCAATGGATCTTCGAGGGCGATGAGCTCCTGTTAGGCCAATCAACTTCAGCGGATAAAACACTATCTCAGACTCACGGATTTCACGACAGCGCCACGGGAGAATTCCTCTCATATCATGACTTAAAGCACATTGCTACCACCGTCTCTACAATTCTGTATCAAGAATATGATGCCAGACCTGGGCAAAAGATTGCCATCATTGGGCAGAACTCCATCTGGTATCCTGTTGCAATGCTAGCCGCGAGTCGACTGGGTGCTGTAGTTACTCTGTTACCGCCTGGCTCAATGAAGGATGATCTGATCTATTTTCTTGGAACGTCAAAGACTACACTTGTGTTTACTGACACCGGCGCCGCTGATGAAGTCAAAGCCGCTTGCAAATCAATAGGATTGTCGCCAAGGAATATTCTGAGACTAGATGGGTCTAAGGGTGAGAAGAACAGCTTACAGAATCTGCGTCAACGAGGGGAGTTACTCTATCCGTCATCCTATACAACACCCTGGGATCCTAGATACACCGAGAAATCTCCCTGTGCATTTCTTTCCTGGAGCTCTGGCACCACTGGAAAGCCCAAAGCT GTCCAGATATCTCACGCCAACGTCATCAGCCAACTCCGTCAGATCAACGCACTCACTCCACCCAACCGGCCGCGGACTGTACTGGGTGTTCTGCCCTTTTACCATA TCACTGGTCTGGTTCATTTGCTTCATTTGCCTATTCTTCTCGAGCAGCAAATGGTTATAATGGCCAAGTTCGATAtgaagcagatgatggagactATTGTGAGATTCAAATGCGACGAGCTATGGCTTGTGCCTC CGCTGTTGATCCGATTGTTGAATGACAAGTCGGCTCAAGGATACGACTTATCATTTGTCAAACAATTCAACACGGGCGCTGCCCCATTAGCTGATCAAGTTATCGACCAGATTGCGAGAAGGTTCCCGACTGTTGCCGTCCGACAGGCCTGGGGCATGACGGAGACGACCTCCTGCTTGACAGTGACTCCGCCGGATTTGAGCACTTGGAGCAATGCCTCAAAGGTTGGCAAGTTGGTTCCAGGGACTGAAATACGTGTGGTAGACCCCGACACAGGGGAGGATGTGCCAGCTGGAAATGTTGGAGAG ATATTGGCCAAAGGGCCTCAAGTCACTATGGGGTACCTGGATCGCCCTAAGGAAACAGCAGCATCGTATTTAGAAGATGGATTCTTCAAGACTGGTGACCTTGGCTCAATCGACAACGAAGGATTCATCACGATCCACGATCGGATCAAAgagatgatcaag GTACGAGGACATGCAGTAGCTCCAGCTGAACTCGAAGATCTACTTCATGGTCATCCCAAAGTCAAGGATGCTGCCATAATTGGTATCTCCGATGACTACTCTGGTGAGACGCCCAGAGCCTTTGTAGTACTTGCCGACGGGGTCCATGGTGGGCCAGAGGTTGTGAAGGAGTTACAGGACTTTGTCGCGGAGAGGAAAGCGAAGCATAAACGTTTGAGTGGAGGTGTTGAGTTTATGGACCAGATTCCGAAGAGTCCTTCTGGAAAGATTCTGCGTCGGGTGTTGAAGGCATCatggaaagagaagatggagtcGCAGAGGGCGAAACTGTAA